GCCGGGACAGTCCTTCCAACAGATCCTGCTTCCGGCCGCACAGCGCGATCCGGACCCACCCCTCGCCGATGGACCCAAAGGCAGTCCCGGGAGCCAGCGCTACCCCGGAGTCGGCCAGGAACCGCCGGACCCAGGACCGCACATCGCCGCCGGTTACGTGGGACATGTCCGCCCACAGGTAGAACGCACCCTGTGCCGGCAGGTAGCGGATGCCCTTCGCCGCCAGGACCGCGGACGCCGCATCCCGGTTGTCCCGGTAGTGCTGGTGCGCGTGGCGCACGTAATCCTGCGGCCCGGTGAGGGCTGCGAGCGCCGCGTACTGCGGGGCGGACGCCACGCAGGAGACGATCGATTCCATGACGTTGTCCATCTTCTGTTCAAGCCCCGGCGGGCAGACGAGCGCGCCGATCCGCAGCCCCGTCAGGCCGTAGGTCTTGGACAGCGTCAACGAGGTGAATACCCGCGCATCCTCCGCCGTGCCGCCGTCGAACCTTGCCGGGCTGACGTGCGGGACATCGTAGGTGAATGCCTCGTAGCACTCGTCCGAGATGACCCAGATGTCGTGCCTGCGGGCCAGCTCCACCAGCTCACGGACCAGGTCCTCACTGAGCACGGCGCCCAGCGGGTTGGACGGGGAATTGAGCACCAGGACCCGGGTGCGGCTGGTGATGAGGGCTTCCACGTCGGCGACCCGGGGCTGGAAGCCGTGGTCCGGGTGCAGGGGATAGCCGACGGGAACGGCGTTCAGCAGCCGGCTGGTCATGGCGAAGGTGGGGTAGCCCGGGTTCGGGATCAGGATCTCGTCGCCGGGGGAGAGCAGCAGGCTCATGGCGAAGTGCAGGCCCTGCTGGGCGCCCGACACCACGTACACCCGCCCCGCACCGACGTCCACGCCCTGTTCCTCCCGGAACCTGGCGGCGAACGCTTCGCGCAGGGCCGGGATCCCGGCATTGGGCGTGTAGTTGGTTTCATCGCGGTCCAGGCAGGCGATGCCGGCGTCCAGGACGTGGCGGGGGAGGGGGAAGCCCGGCTCCCCGATGCTGAGCACCACGGCGCCGGGAGTGCGCCAGGCGGCCTCGGTAATCTCACGGATCTGGTTGACGGGCACGTCGCGGATATGGGCGGCAAGCTCAGGCATGCCAGCCATCCTAGCCGTCCCCTGCCCTGCCTCCGCCCCGACCGGTGACGCGGCCGCCGTGCTGGGCCGCCGCCGTCGTACGCTCCCTGCCGGTACCCTGCACATGCGCCCCAACCCGCGCCCATATACTGGGAGGCGTGCTTTCTGGACTGGTGATAGTGGACAAGCCGCAGGGATGGACCAGCCATGATGTGGTTGGCCGGATGCGGCGCCTCGCAGGGACCCGGAAAGTGGGGCACGCAGGAACCCTTGACCCCATGGCCACCGGTGTTCTGGTGCTTGGCATCAACAAAGCCACCCGCCTGCTGACCTACATTGTGGGCACCTCGAAGACCTATACCGCCACCATCCGCCTGGGCCAGTCCACGGTGACCGACGACGCGGAGGGCGAGGTCACGGCCACCACCAGCGCGGACGGCGTCACCGACCAGCAGATTCACGACGGCGTTGCGGCCCTCACGGGGGACATCCAGCAGGTGCCCAGCAGCGTCAGCGCAATCAAGGTCAACGGCGAACGCGCCTACGCCCGCGTGCGGTCCGGCGAGGACGTCAAGCTCGCCGCACGCCCCGTGACCATCCACCGGTTCGACGTGCATGGCATCCGCAGGGACGCGGCAGCAGGTGTGGTGGACCTGGATGTGACGGTGGAATGCTCCTCCGGAACCTATATCCGCGCCCTCGCCCGGGACCTGGGCGACGCCCTCGGCGTCGGCGGCCACCTGACAGCGCTCCGCCGGACCCAGGTGGGCCCCTACTCACTGGACCAGGCGCGCACCCTCGAACAGCTCGCCGATGAGCTCAATGTCCTGGACATGTCCCTCGCCGCCAGGGCGCTGATGCCCAACCGCGAACTCACCGCCGAAGAAACCGCCGAGATCTCCTTCGGCCGGCGGATCGCGGCCGGTGCTGCAGCCGGTACGCCCGGTGCCGCCACGGCGGAGCGCCCTGCCGCGGCCTTCGCTCCGGACGGCAGCCTGGTGGCCCTTCTTGCCGACGCGGGCAGCTACGCCAAACCGGTCCTCGTCTTCGCCCCCGGCACCGGGCCTGGCGCCGGGACTGGACCTGGTGACGGGGCGGCAGCAACCTCCGCGGCGGAGGCATAGGCGTGGACGCATACTTTTGGATCATCCTGGTCGTCGGCCTGGTGTCCACCGTGGTGTGCCTGGGCGCGGGCATCCTGAAGAAGGCACCCAACGACATCACCATCCTGTCCGTCGTGGCCGTCGAAGTGGCCCTGGTGGTCTATCTGGTGGGGTCGATCGTCCGCGTGATCGCCGGTGAACCGATCGCCGGGGAGGCCTGGGAGTTCTGGGGCTACATGGCCACCGCCATGCTCCTGCCGCCCGCCGCCATCTACTGGTCCATCCTGGAGCGCACGCGGTGGAGCAACTTTGTCCTGGCCGCCGTCGGCGTCACGGCGCTGGTGATGGCCGCCCGAATGAACCAGATCTGGTACTGAAGTGGAAGAAGCAGCAGAAATGAAAGACCAGCAGGCCCAGGCGGCCACCGGAAAAACACCCGTCCGCAACACCCGCAACACTGGACCGGGCCGCCTCCTGATCGCGGTGTATGGGGTGTTCGCCATCTCGGCCACTGCCCGCGCCGGTTACCAGATCCTCACCAAGTTCTCCGAGGCACCGCTGGCCTACCTGCTCTCCGCCTTTGCCGCCCTGGTGTACATCCTGGCCACGGTGTCACTGGCAAAGGCCGGAACCACATGGTTCAAGGTTTCGGTTGCGGCGGTGCTGGTGGAACTGGCCGGCGTCCTGGTGGTGGGGACCCTGAGCATCCTGGACTCCGTGCAGTTCCCGCACGAGACCGTCTGGTCGCTGTTTGGCCGCGGCTACGGTTTCATCCCGCTGCTGCTGCCCATCCTGGGACTGGTGTGGCTGTACCGGCGCCGACCCTCACAGGCGAAGACTGCGCAGTGACGGGCAAAGCTGCGCAGTGAATCCGGGTAACCTTGAAGAGTTCCGCGGCCGTAAGGGTCCCGGAACGTTGATGCTTTCAGGCAGCTTAAGGCGAGGGTGATGGTTTACATCTGGAACGAACCGTCCGATGTCCCGGCGGACTTCGGCCCATCTGTTGTCACTTTCGGCAACTTCGACGGCGTTCACCGCGGCCACCAGCAGGTGCTGTCCCAGCTGATTCGGTCGGCCCGCCTCTCCCAAGCGAAGGCAGTGGCCGTCACGTTCGACCCCCACCCCGCAGTGATCCACCGGCCGGAGGCCGCGCCGGAGCTCATCATGGGCCTGGATGACAAGCTGGACGCGCTGGGTGAGCTGGGCCTGGACGCCATCCTGGTGGTCAAGTACTCCCTGGACCTCGCCAGCCTCACGGCCGAAGAGTTCGTGGAGCAGTACCTGGTGGACTGCCTGCACGCCAGCCACGTGGTCATCGGCCACGACGCCCGGTTCGGCCGCGGCAACTCCGGCGACCTGGACACCATGAAGGCGCTCGGGGAAAAATTCGGTTTCGATGTCCAGGTGATCAGCGAATTCGG
This region of Arthrobacter sp. DNA4 genomic DNA includes:
- a CDS encoding pyridoxal phosphate-dependent aminotransferase gives rise to the protein MPELAAHIRDVPVNQIREITEAAWRTPGAVVLSIGEPGFPLPRHVLDAGIACLDRDETNYTPNAGIPALREAFAARFREEQGVDVGAGRVYVVSGAQQGLHFAMSLLLSPGDEILIPNPGYPTFAMTSRLLNAVPVGYPLHPDHGFQPRVADVEALITSRTRVLVLNSPSNPLGAVLSEDLVRELVELARRHDIWVISDECYEAFTYDVPHVSPARFDGGTAEDARVFTSLTLSKTYGLTGLRIGALVCPPGLEQKMDNVMESIVSCVASAPQYAALAALTGPQDYVRHAHQHYRDNRDAASAVLAAKGIRYLPAQGAFYLWADMSHVTGGDVRSWVRRFLADSGVALAPGTAFGSIGEGWVRIALCGRKQDLLEGLSRLPAAGR
- the truB gene encoding tRNA pseudouridine(55) synthase TruB, translating into MLSGLVIVDKPQGWTSHDVVGRMRRLAGTRKVGHAGTLDPMATGVLVLGINKATRLLTYIVGTSKTYTATIRLGQSTVTDDAEGEVTATTSADGVTDQQIHDGVAALTGDIQQVPSSVSAIKVNGERAYARVRSGEDVKLAARPVTIHRFDVHGIRRDAAAGVVDLDVTVECSSGTYIRALARDLGDALGVGGHLTALRRTQVGPYSLDQARTLEQLADELNVLDMSLAARALMPNRELTAEETAEISFGRRIAAGAAAGTPGAATAERPAAAFAPDGSLVALLADAGSYAKPVLVFAPGTGPGAGTGPGDGAAATSAAEA